The Acidobacteriota bacterium genome segment AGCCGGAGAATATAGTCCCGGGGGACGCCGAGGAACCGTTTGCGCCAGGGACGGTCACAGGCGTTGCAGGGATGAAGGTCGTCGATGTCGCCGCGGACGGCTCTTTCCCGGAGTTCGACCATGGCCCCGCCGTTCCAGATGTCCATCAGGCTTTCGCGGCCGAAACGTCCCGGGGACAGGACGCCGTGGAAATCCTGGGTGCAGGGAAGCACGCGGCCGTCCCAGAAAATGATCAGGGAAGCCCAGAGGAATGTGCAGGGGGAATATCCGGCTTTTTTCGGCCGGGGGGAGATTTCGCCGGCCCAGTTGTGCATCTCCTTGACGCGGATGTGGTCGACCGGAAGGTCCTTGAACTTCTGCAAAAAAGCCTTTCGGCCGCCGGGGTTCTTTTCGGCGATTTCGGGAAAATCGATCAATTCCAGGATGGTATAGGGTTTCCGGGCTTGAAGGTCCTTTTTGAGTCGGAGAAACCCTTCGATTCGGGCCAGGGTTTTATCGAAATCGGCGTTGACCCGGATCTTTTCGTAGGCCTCCTTGTCGTACCCGTCGAATGAAAATGTCAGTTGGTCCAAACCGGATTCGAGCAGGGCGCGGGCTTTGTCCTCGTCGAGCAAAGTGGCGTTGGTGTGAAGTTTAGTCACGACTCCCGAGCCGGCCGCATAGCGGACCATGTCGAAAAACCCGGGATGAAGGAGGGATTCCCCCCTGTGGGTGAGATTGATCTCATGGACGGAGTCGCGCATTTCATCAATGAGGCCCTGGAACAGGGCGACGTCCATGAAACCCCGATCCGCCGGCTTGAGATCCTTGTTCGGGCACATGACGCACTTGAGATTGCAGTGGCTTGTGGGTTCGATCCACAGCCGGATGGGCGCGTAGTTCAGAACCGTCCGCCGCCGTTTGTAGGCGAGAAAAATGTCAACCAGCCGCCGGTAGTAGTCTGTTTTTGTCATGGCCCCGGTATTATACATCACGCCGAATTTTCCAGGGAAGAGGACAGGTGACGGTAGAGGGCCGCGAGGCGTTCCGGGGCGAGTTCTTCGGCTCGGGCCTTGGGTTCGAGAGACAGGCTTTCCCAAGCCGTAACGAGGGATGCGGCTCCCCATCCCGGCTCAAGATTTTTTCGAAGAATCTTGCGGCGTTGGGCGAAGGCGGACCTCAGAAAGTTCCGGAATCCCGGATCCCCGCCTTCCCGGAACAGGGGCTCGGCTCTCGGCCGAAGGGAGACGAAGGCCGAATCCACCTTGGGGGGCGGCCGGAAAGAACCGGGGCGGACGGCGAATTCCCGCCGGACGGCGAACACGTTTTGAAAAAGGATGGACAGCGGCGCATAGGCTTTCGTGCCGGGGCCGGCCCCCAGACGGTCGGCGACCTCCTTCTGAAGGAGAAAAAAACAGGCTTTGAAAGAGACTCTCGAATCGAGGATTTTGAAAAGAAGCGGGGTGGAGATGGAATAGGGAAGGTTGCCGGCGACGGTCAACGGGCCGGTGTTCAGTTCACGGATCAGACGGTCGAGGTCCATGTCGAGGATATCTCCCTCGATGACGGCGACGTTGGACGGGACGGATTCTTGCAACGCCGGAATCAGACGATGATCTTTTTCGATGGCGATCACCCGGCCGGCTCTTTCGGCCAGGGCCCGTGTCAGGGCGCCTTCCCCGGCGCCGATTTCCAGAACGGTTTCTTCCGGGCCCGGGGCGACGAGCGCGGCGATTTTGTTGAGAAGGGAGGGGTTGTCCAGAAAATGCTGGCCGAGAGCGTGCCGGCGCGATCGTTTCATTGTGTCCTTTATGACACAACCCCGCCGCCGGAACAAGAGGGCGGGCGCTTGCAATTTTCTTTCCGGCGCGGCTATGATGAAGACGATTCATGATACGACGAGCCATCATCAATGCCGACGACTTCGGTCTCTGCCGAGGGGTCAACGAAGGCATCATCGAGGCCCACGATTCCGGGATTCTCAGCAGCGCCTCGCTGATGGTCAATATGCCCGGATTCGATCATGCGGTCGAACTGGCCCGCGGCCGGCCGAAACTGGGCGTGGGCGTTCACCTCAATATCATCCGCGGTGTTCCGGTCGCCCCGCCCGGCCGCGTGGCCGGGCTTCTCTGCGCCTCCGGCTCATTCACGGGAAGTCCTTATACGGTATTAAAAAGGCTCATGTCCGGAGAGCTGTGTCGGGCCGAAATCGAAAGGGAATTCCGGGCCCAGGTCGAAAAAGTCCTGGCCTCGGGAATCGTCCCCGACCATCTCGACAGTGAAAAACATGTCCACGCCCTGTTTCCCGTTTTTCCCGCGGCGGTGAAAATCGCCGCGGAATACGGCATCCGGGGCATCCGCATTGTTGAGGAGATTTGCCTGGCCGGCGGGCCGGTTCCGGCCCTCAAGGCCCTGGCGTTATCCGCCGCCGCTCCGGTTTTGCGACGGCGCCTGCGGGCTCATGGTATAATGGCCGCCGCGCGTTTCCGGGGCCTCTGTGTCAGCGGTTGCATGACACGCCGGCGCCTCGAAGCCGTTCTCGAACGGTTGGAAGGCGTCTGCGAAATCATGGTCCATCCGGGACGCATGACGCCGGAGCTCCTTGCGCTCGACAGGATGACGGGATGCGCCTATGTCCGCAATCATCGGAGGCTCGAACTGGAGGCGCTCCTGGATGAAGGTCCGAAGAGAATCCTGAAGCGCCGAGGCATTGCGCTGACGACCTATGGAGAGCTCTGAGAACTCGGAGTCGACGCGGTGGAGATACGGCTTGAGGAGGCGGGACGATGACCGATCCTTTCCGGGGAAGCATCCATAAGGAGCTTGCGGACGGTAAAAAATCCCTGTCCGCAAAATACGGCACCCTCGTCGTCGGCCGCAAAGGCCTGCTCGCTCTCTTGAAATATGAAATCATCACCGGTTTGTTTTCCGGTTTTCCCGGCGCCCTCGGGTTCTTTCTCAGAAAGATCTTTTTTCCGTGTCTTCTCGGAGAAACCGGCCGCGGCGTGGTTTTCGGCCGGGGCATCACCCTGCGGCACCCCCATAAAATCCGCATCGGAGCCCGGACCGTCATCGATGACCAGGTCGTTCTGGACGCCAAAGGCGAAGCCAATGAGGGGATTGTTGTGGGCGAGGACTGTTACATCGGACGGGGAACCATTCTGAGTTGCAAGGAAGGCTCCATTCATCTCGGGGATTTTTGCAACATTTCGGCCCATTGCACGTTGCTTTCGGAAACGGTGATCCGCCTCGGCCGGTATTGTTTTCTGGCCGGCAACTGTTATCTGGTTGCGGGCGGCAACCACCGGTTTGACGATCTCGAAACCCCGATCATGTTTCAGCCCTCCGTGGGCAAGGGGGGGATCGGGATCGAAGACGATGTCTGGCTGGGCGCCGGGGTCATGGTTCTGGACGGAGCGAACATCGGCCGCGGAACCGTCGTCGGCGCCGGTTCCGTGGTGACGGCGTCGCTTCCGGAATTCTCCTTCGCCCGCGGCGCACGGATGCTGAAGATCCAGAGCCGCCGGGACATCCAGTAAAAACCCGCGGTAGCCTCCAACGGCTTGTTCCGGAGCCGTGCGTGAAAACCCCCTGATTTCTTTTTTCGCCTTAATCGGGCGTTTTCACCCTTTGGGCGTGCCGATCTCACTATTCCAACTGCGTTGCAGCCCCCTCGACGTAGCCGGAATGATGAGATCGACTCGCCCGAAAGGGAAAGACCTGATCTGTTCACGAGTCGAGGCGGTCGTAGATGCAAGGCGCGCAGGGTGAAGCTGTACTCTTCGGTACTGCGAACCCTGTGCAACGCAGCAGATGCGGCCGGATCGGCTCGCCCGGAGGGCAAAAGTGCTGGATTACAAACAAAGAACCTTAACAAGCATTTTTGTGAAGAGATCAGGCTAGGAGGTGTTTTTTTCTGAGGCTTGTATGACGACGGAACTGGCAATATTCCCCGCCATGTTCGTTGCCGTCCGGCACATGTCGAGCAGCCGCTCCACCCCCATGATCAGGCTGATGCCCTCGAGAGGGATGCCGATTTGCTTGAGGACCATGACCAGCATGATGATGCCGGCGGCCGGCACGCCCGCCGTGCCGATGGAGGCCAGCGTGGCCATCAGCACAATCGTCAACTGGTCGCCGAGACTAAGATTGAGGCCGTAGATCTGGGCGATGAAAATGGCCGAGACGCCCTGATAGAGGGCCGTGCCGTCCATGTTGATCGTGGTGCCGAGGGGAATGACGAAGCTCGAGTACTGGCGTTTGACTCCGATCTTTTCGGCGCTCTGCATCCCGACCGGGAGGGCGGCGCTCGAACTCGAGGTGCTGAAGGCGATCAGCATGGCGTCCTTGGCGGCGCGGAAAAAGGTCAGGGGATTCAT includes the following:
- a CDS encoding radical SAM protein: MTKTDYYRRLVDIFLAYKRRRTVLNYAPIRLWIEPTSHCNLKCVMCPNKDLKPADRGFMDVALFQGLIDEMRDSVHEINLTHRGESLLHPGFFDMVRYAAGSGVVTKLHTNATLLDEDKARALLESGLDQLTFSFDGYDKEAYEKIRVNADFDKTLARIEGFLRLKKDLQARKPYTILELIDFPEIAEKNPGGRKAFLQKFKDLPVDHIRVKEMHNWAGEISPRPKKAGYSPCTFLWASLIIFWDGRVLPCTQDFHGVLSPGRFGRESLMDIWNGGAMVELRERAVRGDIDDLHPCNACDRPWRKRFLGVPRDYILRLLLRRMP
- the rsmA gene encoding 16S rRNA (adenine(1518)-N(6)/adenine(1519)-N(6))-dimethyltransferase RsmA is translated as MKRSRRHALGQHFLDNPSLLNKIAALVAPGPEETVLEIGAGEGALTRALAERAGRVIAIEKDHRLIPALQESVPSNVAVIEGDILDMDLDRLIRELNTGPLTVAGNLPYSISTPLLFKILDSRVSFKACFFLLQKEVADRLGAGPGTKAYAPLSILFQNVFAVRREFAVRPGSFRPPPKVDSAFVSLRPRAEPLFREGGDPGFRNFLRSAFAQRRKILRKNLEPGWGAASLVTAWESLSLEPKARAEELAPERLAALYRHLSSSLENSA
- a CDS encoding ChbG/HpnK family deacetylase, which codes for MIRRAIINADDFGLCRGVNEGIIEAHDSGILSSASLMVNMPGFDHAVELARGRPKLGVGVHLNIIRGVPVAPPGRVAGLLCASGSFTGSPYTVLKRLMSGELCRAEIEREFRAQVEKVLASGIVPDHLDSEKHVHALFPVFPAAVKIAAEYGIRGIRIVEEICLAGGPVPALKALALSAAAPVLRRRLRAHGIMAAARFRGLCVSGCMTRRRLEAVLERLEGVCEIMVHPGRMTPELLALDRMTGCAYVRNHRRLELEALLDEGPKRILKRRGIALTTYGEL
- a CDS encoding acyltransferase, encoding MTDPFRGSIHKELADGKKSLSAKYGTLVVGRKGLLALLKYEIITGLFSGFPGALGFFLRKIFFPCLLGETGRGVVFGRGITLRHPHKIRIGARTVIDDQVVLDAKGEANEGIVVGEDCYIGRGTILSCKEGSIHLGDFCNISAHCTLLSETVIRLGRYCFLAGNCYLVAGGNHRFDDLETPIMFQPSVGKGGIGIEDDVWLGAGVMVLDGANIGRGTVVGAGSVVTASLPEFSFARGARMLKIQSRRDIQ